Proteins encoded by one window of Cuniculiplasma divulgatum:
- a CDS encoding DoxX family protein has translation MKIQSDAWFVSHAVILKNTIRMVFGLVWAIDASFKFQPSFINSFPSLIASAAAGQPSWLSGWFTFWQTTTSSNPALFAYSVAILESALAFSLIFGFMRKIAYGGGFFFSLVIWSIPEGFGGPYGPSSTDIGTSIIYAFVFLLLAIISATYGTSKYSLDALIEKRVSWWHKIAEIKQG, from the coding sequence ATGAAGATACAAAGCGACGCTTGGTTTGTATCGCACGCCGTGATATTAAAGAACACAATTCGTATGGTTTTCGGTTTAGTATGGGCCATAGATGCATCATTTAAGTTTCAGCCAAGCTTTATCAACTCATTTCCAAGTCTTATTGCTTCTGCAGCTGCGGGACAACCATCCTGGCTCTCTGGGTGGTTTACATTCTGGCAAACAACGACTTCTTCCAACCCGGCCTTATTCGCCTATTCTGTTGCGATTCTGGAAAGTGCCCTGGCTTTTTCCCTGATTTTTGGGTTCATGAGGAAAATTGCATATGGTGGTGGGTTCTTCTTCAGCCTGGTTATCTGGTCAATACCAGAAGGATTTGGTGGACCATATGGACCAAGCTCCACAGACATAGGTACGAGTATCATTTACGCTTTTGTATTCCTCCTTCTTGCCATCATATCTGCAACTTATGGAACCAGCAAGTATTCTCTGGATGCCTTGATAGAGAAACGTGTTTCATGGTGGCATAAAATTGCTGAGATAAAGCAGGGATAA
- a CDS encoding P-loop NTPase family protein, protein MSFSGRFSRWIPLLIVAVVDFFVLFSVLYFLPSSSPYYTPLYYIVWALTFAAVVLTGNSIRFKTGFGRRVVYRSKPNFIYSNIVDDSDTDEYKKKLKEASDLYLQGKISSDEEFFSAIGEHTPKEESIFRALKVARENFGKMGRR, encoded by the coding sequence ATGTCATTCTCCGGCAGATTTTCGAGATGGATCCCGTTATTAATCGTAGCGGTTGTTGACTTCTTTGTCCTCTTTTCAGTACTCTATTTTTTACCCAGTTCTTCTCCTTATTACACGCCACTTTACTACATAGTATGGGCTCTGACCTTTGCTGCTGTAGTTCTCACTGGCAATTCCATAAGATTTAAAACAGGTTTTGGAAGAAGAGTTGTTTACAGATCAAAACCTAACTTCATTTACAGCAATATAGTTGACGATTCCGACACAGATGAATACAAGAAGAAGCTTAAGGAAGCATCCGATCTCTACCTTCAAGGGAAAATAAGCTCCGATGAGGAATTCTTCTCAGCAATAGGCGAGCATACACCAAAGGAGGAAAGTATTTTCCGCGCTCTGAAAGTAGCACGGGAAAACTTTGGAAAAATGGGCAGGAGATAA